From the Salarias fasciatus chromosome 16, fSalaFa1.1, whole genome shotgun sequence genome, one window contains:
- the LOC115403536 gene encoding gamma-crystallin M3-like: MTMGKIIFYEDKNFQGRHYETSSDCSELTSYLSRCHSCRVESGCFMVYDRSNFMGNQYFMRRGEYADYMSMMGMRECIRSCRMIPMHRGQFRMKIYERENFGGQSYELMDDCDNIMDRYRMSDCMSCNVMDGHWLMYEQPHYRGRMMYLRPGEYRSFREMGMSGMRFMSMRRIMDSCH; encoded by the exons ATGACCATGGGCAAG ATCATCTTCTACGAGGACAAGAACTTCCAGGGTCGCCACTATGAGACCAGCAGCGACTGCTCTGAGCTCACCTCCTACCTGAGCAGGTGCcactcctgcagggtggagagcgGCTGCTTCATGGTCTACGACCGTTCCAACTTCATGGGCAACCAGTACTTCATGAGGAGGGGCGAGTACGCCGACTACATGAGCATGATGGGCATGAGGGAGTGCATCAGGTCCTGCAGGATGATCCCCATG CACAGAGGCCAGTTCAGGATGAAGATCTACGAGAGGGAGAACTTCGGAGGTCAGAGTTACGAGCTGATGGACGACTGTGACAACATCATGGACCGCTACCGCATGTCCGACTGCATGTCCTGCAACGTGATGGACGGCCACTGGCTGATGTACGAGCAGCCCCACTACAGAGGCAGGATGATGTACCTGAGGCCCGGAGAGTACCGCAGCTTCAGGGAGATGGGAATGAGCGGCATGAGGTTCATGAGCATGAGGCGCATCATGGATTCCTGCCACTAA
- the LOC115403540 gene encoding gamma-crystallin M3-like produces the protein MGKIIFYEDRNFQGRSYECMSDCSDMSSYLSRCQSCRVESGCFMVYERPNFMGNQYFMRRGEYADYMSMMGMSSGIRSCRMIPMHRGQFRMRIYERENFGGQMNELMEDCENIMDRYRMSDCLSCNVMDGHWLLYEQPHFRGRMMYLRPGEYRSFREMGMSGMRFMSMRRIMDMC, from the exons aTGGGCAAG ATCATCTTCTACGAGGACAGGAACTTCCAGGGTCGTTCCTATGAGTGCATGAGCGACTGCTCCGACATGTCCTCCTACCTGAGCAGGTGCCagtcctgcagggtggagagcgGCTGCTTCATGGTCTACGAGAGGCCCAACTTCATGGGCAACCAGTACTTCATGAGGAGGGGCGAGTACGCCGACTACATGAGCATGATGGGCATGAGCAGCGGAATCAGGTCCTGCAGGATGATCCCCATG CACAGAGGCCAGTTCAGGATGAGGATCTACGAGAGGGAGAACTTCGGAGGTCAGATGAACGAGCTGATGGAGGACTGCGAGAACATCATGGACCGCTACCGCATGTCCGACTGCCTGTCCTGCAACGTGATGGACGGCCACTGGCTGCTGTACGAGCAGCCCCACTTCAGAGGCAGGATGATGTACCTGAGGCCCGGAGAGTACCGCAGCTTCAGGGAGATGGGAATGAGCGGCATGAGGTTCATGAGCATGAGGCGCATCATGGACATGTGCTAG
- the LOC115403539 gene encoding gamma-crystallin M3-like, protein MTMGRIIFYEDRNFQGRSYECSSDCSDMSSYLSRCHSCRVESGCFMVYDRPNFMGNQYFMRRGEYADYMSMMGMRDCIRSCRMIPMHRGQFRMKIYERENFGGQSYELMDDCDNIMDRYRMSDCMSCNVMDGHWLMYEQPHYRGRMMYLRPGEYRSFRDMGMGGSRFMSMRRIMDM, encoded by the exons ATGACCATGGGCAGG ATCATCTTCTACGAGGACAGGAACTTCCAGGGACGTTCCTATGAGTGCAGCAGCGACTGCTCCGACATGTCCTCCTACCTGAGCAGGTGCcactcctgcagggtggagagcgGCTGCTTCATGGTCTACGACCGCCCCAACTTCATGGGCAACCAGTACTTCATGAGGAGGGGCGAGTACGCCGACTACATGAGCATGATGGGCATGAGGGACTGCATCAGGTCCTGCAGGATGATCCCCATG CACAGAGGCCAGTTCAGGATGAAGATCTACGAGAGGGAGAACTTCGGAGGTCAGAGTTACGAGCTGATGGACGACTGTGACAACATCATGGACCGCTACCGCATGTCCGACTGCATGTCCTGCAACGTGATGGACGGCCACTGGCTGATGTACGAGCAGCCCCACTACAGAGGCAGGATGATGTACCTGAGGCCCGGAGAGTACCGCAGCTTCAGGGACATGGGAATGGGAGGTTCCAGGTTCATGAGCATGAGGCGCATCATGGATATGTAA
- the LOC115403537 gene encoding gamma-crystallin M3-like, producing the protein MTNTGMNMRGKIIFYEDRNFQGRSYECSSDCSDMSSYLSRCHSCRVESGCFMVYDRSNFMGNQYFMRRGEYADYMSMMGMRECIRSCRMIPMHRGQFRMRIYERENFGGQMNELMEDCENIMDRYRMSDCMSCNVMDGHWLMYEQPHFRGRMMYLRPGEYRSFREMGMSGMRFMSMRRIMDSCN; encoded by the exons ATGACCAACACCGGCATGAACATGAGGGGAAAG ATCATCTTCTACGAGGACAGGAACTTCCAGGGACGTTCCTATGAGTGCAGCAGCGACTGCTCCGACATGTCCTCCTACCTGAGCAGGTGCcactcctgcagggtggagagcgGCTGCTTCATGGTCTACGACCGCTCCAACTTCATGGGCAACCAGTACTTCATGAGGAGGGGCGAGTACGCCGACTACATGAGCATGATGGGCATGAGGGAGTGCATCAGGTCCTGCAGGATGATCCCCATG CACAGAGGCCAGTTCAGGATGAGGATCTACGAGAGGGAGAACTTCGGAGGTCAGATGAACGAGCTGATGGAGGACTGCGAGAACATCATGGACCGTTACCGCATGTCCGACTGCATGTCCTGCAACGTGATGGACGGCCACTGGCTGATGTACGAGCAGCCCCACTTCAGAGGCAGGATGATGTACCTGAGGCCCGGAGAGTACCGCAGCTTCAGGGAGATGGGAATGAGCGGCATGAGGTTCATGAGCATGAGGCGCATCATGGATTCCTGCAACTGA